A single region of the Gephyromycinifex aptenodytis genome encodes:
- the xerD gene encoding site-specific tyrosine recombinase XerD → MGELPNSGIGAAMRAWLSQQQVERGIAHNTVLSYTRDLARYAAYLDEVGIDRLADVRSNHVSDFLQALRQGDEQHRPLSIASAGRALIAVRGFHRFLLLEGETEQDPAADITPPRPVQRLPKAITIDAVERLIDATAFGEGPMPLRDRALIELLYGTGARISEAIGLDVDDLDLESGQVRLLGKGNKQRIVPLGRYASRALDDYLVRGRPILAARGTGTPEVFLHARGGPLSRQSAWAVIRAAARRAGIAGDIGPHTLRHSFATHLLDGGADVRVVQELLGHASVSTTQIYTLVSAQHLREVYAQAHPRAR, encoded by the coding sequence ATGGGCGAGTTGCCAAACAGCGGTATCGGTGCGGCGATGCGCGCGTGGCTGAGTCAGCAGCAGGTCGAGCGCGGAATCGCCCACAACACGGTCCTGTCCTACACCCGCGATCTGGCCCGGTACGCGGCCTACCTGGACGAGGTCGGCATCGACCGGCTGGCTGATGTGCGCTCGAACCATGTCAGCGACTTCCTCCAGGCTTTGCGCCAGGGCGACGAACAGCACCGCCCGTTGTCGATCGCCTCGGCGGGTCGCGCCCTCATCGCCGTCCGCGGCTTCCATCGCTTCTTGCTGCTGGAAGGGGAGACCGAGCAGGATCCGGCGGCTGACATCACCCCGCCACGACCCGTCCAGCGGCTGCCCAAGGCGATCACCATCGACGCGGTGGAGCGTTTGATCGACGCGACCGCCTTCGGAGAGGGCCCGATGCCGTTGCGAGATCGGGCGCTGATCGAGTTGCTCTACGGCACCGGCGCCCGCATCAGCGAAGCGATCGGCCTGGACGTGGATGACCTCGACCTGGAATCAGGCCAGGTGCGCCTGCTCGGCAAGGGAAACAAGCAGCGGATCGTGCCGCTGGGACGGTATGCCTCGCGCGCGCTAGATGACTATCTGGTGCGGGGGCGGCCCATTCTGGCGGCACGGGGTACGGGCACGCCCGAAGTGTTCCTGCATGCCCGCGGTGGGCCGCTGTCTCGCCAGAGCGCCTGGGCAGTGATTCGCGCTGCTGCCCGGCGCGCCGGGATCGCGGGCGACATCGGCCCGCACACGCTGCGCCATTCATTCGCAACGCACCTGCTCGACGGCGGCGCAGACGTGCGGGTGGTCCAGGAACTCCTCGGCCATGCCAGCGTCTCGACGACACAGATCTACACCCTCGTCAGTGCTCAACACCTCCGTGAGGTCTATGCCCAAGCTCACCCCCGGGCGCGCTGA
- a CDS encoding ParA family protein encodes MGITGRPLPNFPQPEPLTSHGPARVIAMCNQKGGVGKTTTTINLGAALAELGRKVLLVDFDPQGALSVGLGVRANDLDLTIYNLLVERGNDVHDAIRTTRTPNLDLLPANIDLSAAEVQLVGEVAREMVLARVLRPVLDEYDAILIDCQPSLGLLTVNALTAAHGVLIPLECEFFAMRGVALLVETIDKVCDRLNPRLEIDGILATMYDGRTLHSREVVRSVVDHFGDRVFHTVITRTVKFPDATLAAEPITAYAPSHGAAEAYRQLARELIARGGAA; translated from the coding sequence ATGGGCATCACCGGCCGCCCGCTTCCGAACTTTCCGCAGCCAGAGCCGCTGACCTCGCACGGCCCGGCCCGGGTCATCGCGATGTGCAACCAGAAGGGTGGCGTCGGCAAGACAACGACGACGATCAACCTCGGTGCGGCGCTGGCTGAGCTGGGACGCAAGGTGCTCCTGGTCGACTTCGACCCCCAGGGCGCGCTGTCGGTAGGGCTGGGCGTGCGAGCCAACGATCTCGATCTGACGATCTACAACCTGCTCGTCGAGCGCGGCAACGACGTCCACGACGCGATCCGTACCACCCGAACCCCGAACCTGGACCTGCTGCCGGCCAACATCGACCTGTCCGCCGCCGAGGTTCAACTCGTCGGTGAAGTGGCCCGCGAGATGGTGCTGGCCCGAGTGCTGCGACCGGTACTGGATGAATACGATGCGATCCTCATCGACTGTCAGCCCTCCCTCGGTCTGCTGACGGTGAACGCGCTCACCGCAGCGCACGGGGTCCTCATCCCGCTCGAATGCGAGTTCTTCGCGATGCGCGGTGTGGCCTTGCTGGTGGAAACCATCGACAAGGTCTGCGACCGGTTGAACCCGCGGCTGGAGATCGACGGCATCCTGGCCACCATGTACGACGGGCGCACCCTGCACAGTCGTGAGGTCGTCCGTAGCGTCGTGGACCACTTCGGCGACCGGGTGTTCCACACCGTCATCACGCGCACGGTGAAGTTCCCCGACGCCACGCTGGCGGCCGAACCCATCACCGCCTACGCGCCTTCCCACGGTGCCGCTGAGGCCTACCGCCAGCTCGCCCGCGAGCTCATCGCCCGCGGGGGAGCAGCCTGA